A genomic region of Candidatus Margulisiibacteriota bacterium contains the following coding sequences:
- a CDS encoding monomeric [FeFe] hydrogenase, whose protein sequence is MRTVIEVQKLKREILVYLIKAFYSNDFAENVRLIPYDMRPKGSPVPFRCCIHKERAILRSRTLAGLGLAIEDDNERAELSVYAAQALRRTSNAENPLTVLQSACQGCVESFIHVTDLCQNCVAKSCINSCKFGAIKTTRGRASIDSAKCKKCRLCIKACPYQAIVKTIVPCENACPTGAIAKDRGGLACIDTAKCISCGRCVVTCPFGAIHNKSQIIDVLKKIQDRKKVVAMIAPALLGQMSCAAGQLHSALKKSGFTLVYEVAQGAEITARAEAQDLAERLQKGDAFMTTSCCSAYNELVKKHLPEIRPFVSRTQTPLHYTAEIVRREQPDAVNVFISPCLSKFTEARQDPNIDHVLTFEEIGALFTALNIKPEELPEENFAYNSAREARGFALSGGVARSVQAAWTGDPAAVKPALLNGLPKTALNELRAYAQQGRCPAGNLLEIMCCEGGCANGPAVISAGKSAAARIEKYAAAAVSLTGSQI, encoded by the coding sequence ATGCGGACTGTTATTGAAGTGCAAAAATTAAAACGAGAAATTTTAGTTTATTTGATCAAGGCCTTTTACAGCAATGATTTCGCGGAGAATGTCCGCTTGATACCCTACGACATGCGCCCCAAAGGTTCGCCAGTGCCTTTTCGCTGCTGCATTCATAAAGAAAGAGCGATCCTGCGCTCGCGCACGCTGGCGGGGCTGGGGCTGGCTATCGAGGACGACAATGAGCGCGCGGAATTATCCGTTTACGCGGCGCAGGCCCTGCGGAGAACAAGCAACGCTGAAAATCCGCTGACCGTTTTGCAAAGCGCCTGTCAGGGCTGTGTGGAAAGTTTTATTCATGTCACCGATCTCTGCCAAAACTGCGTCGCCAAGTCCTGCATTAATTCCTGCAAGTTTGGCGCCATAAAAACCACGCGCGGCCGCGCCAGCATCGACAGTGCCAAATGCAAAAAGTGCCGCCTGTGCATCAAAGCCTGTCCTTATCAAGCTATCGTTAAGACGATCGTGCCCTGCGAAAACGCCTGTCCGACCGGCGCCATCGCCAAAGACCGCGGCGGTCTGGCCTGCATCGACACCGCCAAATGCATTTCCTGCGGCAGATGCGTCGTCACCTGCCCGTTTGGCGCGATACACAATAAAAGCCAGATCATCGACGTGCTGAAAAAAATCCAGGACAGGAAAAAAGTTGTCGCCATGATCGCGCCAGCCCTGCTCGGCCAAATGTCCTGCGCGGCCGGACAGCTGCACAGCGCGCTCAAAAAAAGCGGTTTCACGCTAGTCTACGAAGTCGCGCAGGGCGCGGAGATCACGGCGCGCGCCGAAGCTCAAGATCTGGCGGAGCGTCTGCAAAAAGGTGACGCTTTTATGACCACCTCCTGCTGTTCAGCCTACAACGAATTGGTCAAAAAACATCTGCCGGAAATCCGGCCTTTTGTTTCGCGCACGCAAACTCCCCTGCACTATACGGCGGAGATCGTCCGCCGCGAGCAGCCGGACGCCGTCAATGTTTTTATCAGCCCCTGCCTGTCTAAATTTACGGAAGCGCGGCAAGATCCCAATATCGATCACGTGCTGACTTTTGAGGAAATCGGCGCGCTGTTCACCGCGCTGAATATCAAGCCGGAAGAACTGCCGGAGGAAAATTTTGCCTATAACTCCGCCCGGGAAGCGCGCGGTTTTGCGCTCAGCGGCGGCGTCGCCCGCTCAGTACAGGCCGCCTGGACCGGCGATCCGGCGGCGGTCAAACCAGCGCTGCTCAACGGACTGCCCAAAACAGCGCTCAACGAGCTGCGCGCCTATGCCCAGCAAGGCCGCTGTCCGGCCGGCAATCTACTGGAAATCATGTGCTGCGAAGGCGGCTGCGCCAATGGGCCGGCGGTCATCAGCGCGGGAAAATCCGCAGCCGCACGGATAGAGAAATATGCGGCCGCCGCAGTCTCACTGACAGGATCACAAATATGA
- a CDS encoding redox-sensing transcriptional repressor Rex: protein MSAPISSNGIKRLTLYHHILSGYLAKAKEYISSQRIAELLKIDDSQVRKDIVLCAASGKNHVGYNVRELKKAIEQLLGFRAQKAAFVVGAGNLGSALAKHTDFADYGLDIVALFDNDPAKIDRFINGKKIYPLSELHQVITREQLVNKRKVEIAILTVPASAAQNSADLLTQAQIKYLWNFTPTILSVPDDVRVCNENLVGNFLDFTNN, encoded by the coding sequence ATGAGCGCTCCAATTTCCAGCAATGGCATCAAACGCCTGACCTTATATCACCACATTTTAAGCGGCTATTTAGCGAAAGCCAAAGAATATATTTCCAGCCAGCGGATCGCCGAGCTGCTCAAGATCGACGACTCGCAGGTGCGCAAAGACATCGTGCTCTGCGCGGCCAGCGGCAAAAACCATGTCGGCTACAATGTGCGGGAATTAAAAAAAGCCATCGAGCAGCTGCTAGGTTTTCGGGCGCAAAAAGCGGCTTTCGTTGTCGGCGCGGGGAATCTCGGCAGCGCTTTGGCCAAACATACGGATTTTGCGGATTACGGTCTGGACATTGTCGCGCTTTTTGACAATGATCCGGCTAAGATCGACCGGTTTATCAACGGCAAAAAAATCTATCCGCTGTCCGAACTGCATCAGGTGATTACGCGCGAACAGCTGGTCAATAAACGCAAGGTGGAAATCGCCATTTTGACCGTGCCGGCCAGCGCGGCGCAAAACTCCGCTGATCTACTGACGCAGGCGCAAATAAAATATCTCTGGAATTTCACGCCGACGATATTGTCTGTGCCGGATGATGTCCGGGTCTGCAACGAAAATCTGGTCGGTAATTTTTTAGATTTTACAAATAACTGA